One genomic segment of Aythya fuligula isolate bAytFul2 chromosome 5, bAytFul2.pri, whole genome shotgun sequence includes these proteins:
- the LIN7C gene encoding protein lin-7 homolog C has product MAALGEPVRLERDICRAIELLEKLQRSGEVPPQKLQALQRVLQSEFCNAVREVYEHVYETVDISSSPEVRANATAKATVAAFAASEGHSHPRVVELPKTEEGLGFNIMGGKEQNSPIYISRIIPGGIADRHGGLKRGDQLLSVNGVSVEGEHHEKAVELLKAAQGKVKLVVRYTPKVLEEMESRFEKMRSAKRRQQN; this is encoded by the exons ATGGCGGCGCTGGGCGAGCCGGTGCGGCTGGAGCGAG acATCTGCAGAGCAATTGAGTTGCTGGAAAAATTACAGAGAAGCGGAGAAGTGCCGCCGCAGAAACTACAGGCTTTGCAGAGGGTCCTTCAGAGTGAATTCTGTAATGCTGTAAGGGAG gtGTATGAACATGTATATGAGACCGTGGATATCAGCAGTAGCCCAGAAGTCAGAGCTAATGCAACAGCAAAG GCCACCGTAGCTGCATTTGCTGCTAGTGAAGGTCATTCCCATCCCAGAGTGGTTGAACTACCAAAAACTGAAGAAGGTCTTGGATTCAACATCATGGGAGGCAAAGAACAAAATTCTCCGATCTATATCTCCCGAATTATCCCTGGTGGTATAGCTGATAGACATGGAGGCCTGAAACGTGGAGAccagctgctttctgtaaaCGGAGTG AGTGTCGAAGGTGAACACCATGAAAAAGCAGTAGAACTGCTGAAGGCAGCCCAAGGAAAGGTTAAATTAGTTGTACGATACACGCCAAAGGTCCTGGAAGAAATGGAGTCAAGATTTGAAAAAATGAGATCGGCAAAACGCAGGCAGCAAAACTAA